The Vicia villosa cultivar HV-30 ecotype Madison, WI linkage group LG1, Vvil1.0, whole genome shotgun sequence genome includes a region encoding these proteins:
- the LOC131644155 gene encoding pathogenesis-related protein PR-4-like: MTRFTLCMLSLFYVLVLASAQSGTVTATYNLYQPEQHNWDLLAVSAFCATWDANQPLSWRSKYGWTAFCGPVGPQGPDSCGRCLKVRNTKTGDEEIVRIIDQCHNEGLDLDVSVFRRLDSDGSGDAQGHLIINYDFVDCGD; encoded by the exons ATGACAAGGTTTACCTTATGCATGTTGTCTTTGTTCTATGTTCTAGTTTTGGCCTCTGCACAGAGTGGTACTGTGACGGCTACATATAATTTATACCAACCAGAACAGCATAACTGGGACTTACTAGCAGTAAGTGCATTTTGCGCAACTTGGGATGCAAACCAGCCTTTATCATGGCGGAGCAAATATGGTTGGACTGCTTTTTGTGGGCCTGTCGGACCTCAAGGCCCTGATTCCTGTGGCCGTTGCTTGAAG GTGAGAAACACTAAAACTGGAGATGAGGAAATAGTAAGAATTATTGACCAGTGTCATAATGAAGGCTTAGATTTGGACGTTAGTGTGTTTCGGAGGCTTGACTCGGATGGAAGTGGGGATGCTCAGGGTCATCTTATTATCAACTATGATTTCGTGGACTGTGGTGACTAA
- the LOC131653624 gene encoding uncharacterized protein LOC131653624, producing the protein MMSLLRSFRYAVSVSIPNSHPFHSSISKPHSHSLQQFNHECDAVSLFNQMLLKKPTPPMIQFGEILGSLMKTKHYLTVVSLFQQMESSGLSPDFVTHNTLINSFCQLGHLTFAFSVLAKILKRGYQIDTITLTTLLKGFCLKGQVHEALHFHDKVVAQGFHLDQFSYGTLINGLCKVGETTAALKVLRQVDGKLVQANVVMYNTIMDSLCKDKNLIDAFDLYSEMIAKRISPNVFTYNSLIYGFCIVGRLKEAIHLLNKMKLENIIPNVYIFSTLIDAFCKEGKVEEAKVLLALMMRKGVALNVVSYNTLMDGYCLVNKVNKAMDILNIMSRQGVVADVQSYSIIINGLCKVKMVDEAMKIFEEMHCKQIFPNTVTYNTLIDGLCKSGRISHALKLVDKMHDRGQLPDIVTYNSILDGLCKNHHVDKAIELLTKFKDQGIQPNVRTYNILINELCKSGRLKDARNIFEDLLVKGYNLTVYTYNAMIRGFCIKGLFDEALTMLSEMKDSGCIPNAITYEIMIFALFGKDENDMAEKLIREMIGSGLLMLHLLGKNVFVLVSLLNVVVVDEASVVSSSEANDNLEDASNELILTDEKVVRFVHKELKRLLWDDGFLSDNLNSKVRDSIDDVDVVDVVEGKEGKVFDDCSQCVGQEKGDLVSKRKKEGRIRRISTKMQMEHEENHRRWKCEWDRERLELDRRLKEQLSGDDGENDSVNHSYVLEALSRALRKIEESYLDVADKMVMENPELALMGSCVLVMLMKGEDVYVMNVGDSKAVLAQKAEPDYWIGKIQQDLERINEETMHDLESWEDADKLNVIPSLSTFHLTKDHRSNVEELTHSRFWFNKTTMSLLRSFRYALSLSVPNSHPFQSSISKPYTHSPQQFSHEFDAVSLFNQMLHMKPTPPMIQFGEILGSLAKTKHYSTVVSLCQQMESSGLSPDFVTHNTLINSFCHLGQLTFAFSVLVKILKRGYQIDTITLTTLLKGFCLKGQVHKALHFHDKVVAQGFHLDQVSYGTLINGLCKVGETTAALKVLRQVDGKLVQPSVVMYNAIMDSLCKDKNLIDAFDLYSEMVAKRISPDVFTYNSLIYGFCIVGRLKEAIHLLNRMKLENVIPNVYIFSTLMDAFCKEGRVEEAKIVLALMIRKGVALNVVSYNTLMDGYCLVNEVNKAMDILNIMSRQGVVADVRSYNIIINGLCKVKMVDEAMKIFEEMHCKQIFPNTVTYNTLIDGLCKSGRISHALKLVDKMHDRGQPPNIVTYTSILDGLCKNHHVDKAIELLTKFKDQGIQPDVCIYNILINELCKSGRLKDAQNIFEDLLVKGYHLTVYTYNAMIKGFCIKGLFDEALTMLSEMKDNGCIPNAITYEIMIFALFGKDENDMAEKLIREMIGRGLL; encoded by the exons ATGATGTCGCTTTTAAGGTCCTTCAGGTACGCTGTTTCTGTTTCAATTCCCAATTCTCATCCTTTTCATTCATCAATTTCAAAACCACACTCTCATTCTCTACAACAATTTAATCATGAATGTGATGCTGTTTCCTTGTTCAATCAAATGCTTCTTAAGAAGCCTACCCCACCCATGATTCAGTTTGGTGAGATTTTAGGTTCCCTTATGAAGACCAAACATTACCTCACTGTTGTTTCCCTTTTTCAACAAATGGAATCAAGCGGACTTTCTCCAGATTTTGTAACTCACAACACCCTCATCAATTCTTTCTGTCAATTAGGTCATCTCACTTTTGCTTTTTCTGTATTGGCCAAAATTCTCAAGAGGGGTTATCAAATAGATACTATAACTTTGACTACATTACTCAAGGGTTTTTGTCTCAAAGGTCAAGTTCATGAAGCATTACACTTTCATGACAAGGTAGTAGCTCAAGGATTTCATTTAGACCAATTTAGTTATGGGACATTGATCAATGGGTTATGCAAAGTTGGAGAAACAACTGCGGCCCTAAAAGTGCTGAGACAAGTTGATGGGAAACTTGTTCAAGCTAACGTGGTAATGTACAATACAATTATGGATAGTTTATGTAAAGATAAAAATCTTATTGATGCATTTGATTTATACTCTGAAATGATAGCCAAAAGAATTTCTCCCAATGTTTTCACTTACAATTCTTTAATCTATGGTTTTTGTATTGTTGGTCGATTGAAAGAAGCAATTCAtttgttaaataaaatgaaattggaAAACATCATCCCAAATGTGTACATTTTTAGTACATTGATTGATGCTTTTTGTAAAGAAGGTAAAGTGGAAGAAGCTAAAGTATTGTTGGCTTTGATGATGAGAAAAGGTGTTGCACTTAATGTTGTTAGTTATAACACTTTAATGGACGGATATTGTCTAGTAAATAAAGTGAACAAAGCCATGGATATTCTAAACATTATGTCTCGACAAGGAGTAGTAGCTGATGTTCAGAGCTACAGCATCATTATTAATGGACTTTGTAAGGTTAAAATGGTTGATGAAGCTATGAAGATCTTTGAAGAAATGCACTGCAAACAAATATTTCCTAATACGGTAACTTACAATACCCTTATAGATGGTTTGTGCAAATCTGGGAGAATATCACATGCTTTGAAACTTGTCGATAAGATGCATGATAGAGGTCAACTGCCTGATATAGTTACTTACAATTCTATATTGGATGGTTTATGCAAAAACCATCACGTTGACAAAGCAATTGAATTGTTGACGAAATTTAAAGACCAAGGTATTCAACCAAATGTGCGCACATACAATATTCTTATCAATGAATTGTGCAAAAGTGGAAGACTAAAGGATGCACGAAACATTTTTGAAGATCTTTTGGTCAAAGGCTACAATCTAACTGTCTATACATATAATGCTATGATCAGGGGATTTTGTATCAAGGGCTTGTTTGATGAGGCACTGACCATGCTCTCAGAAATGAAAGACAGTGGTTGCATTCCGAATGCTATAACTTATGAAATAATGATTTTTGCTTTGTTTGGAAAAGATGAAAATGATATGGCGGAGAAACTTATTCGTGAAATGATTGGGAGCGGTCTATTG ATGCTTCACCTCTTGGGGAAGAATGTTTTTGTATTAGTGTCTCTTTTG AATGTTGTAGTTGTTGATGAAGCATCTGTTGTTTCAAGTTCT GAAGCAAATGATAATTTGGAGGATGCAAGCAATGAGCTGATTCTCACTGATGAAAAGGTTGTTCG TTTTGTTCATAAGGAGCTTAAACGGTTGCTTTGGGATGATGGGTTTTTGTCGGATAATTTGAATTCGAAAGTGCGTGATTCGattgatgatgttgatgttgttgatgttgttgaagGAAAAGAAGGTAAGGTGTTTGATGATTGTTCCCAATGTGTTGGACAAGAGAAAGGGGATTTGGTTTCGAAGAGAAAAAAAGAGGGAAGAATTAGAAGAATAAGTACAAAGATGCAGATGGAACACGAAGAAAATCACAGGAGATGGAAATGTGAATGGGACAGGGAGAGACTAGAGCTTGATAGAAGATTGAAGGAGCAACTTAGTGGTGATGATGGTGAGAATGATTCTGTTAATCATTCATATGTTTTGGAAGCTCTATCTCGAGCTTTGAGGAAAATCGAGGAGTCTTATCTTGATGTTGCTGATAAGATGGTGATGGAGAATCCAGAACTTGCTTTGatgggttcatgtgttcttgtaATGTTGATGAAAGGGGAAGATGTTTATGTGATGAATGTGGGAGATAGTAAAGCTGTGTTGGCACAAAAGGCTGAACCTGATTATTGGATTGGGAAAATTCAACAGGATTTGGAGAGGATTAATGAAGAGACGATGCATGATCTTGAATCATGGGAAGATGCTGATAAATTAAATGTTATTCCTAGTTTAAGTACTTTTCATCTTACCAAAGATCATAGATCCAATGTTGAAGAG TTAACTCATTCAAGATTTTGGTTCAACAAGACAACGATGTCGCTTTTAAGGTCCTTCAGGTACGCTCTTTCTCTTTCAGTTCCCAATTCCCATCCTTTTCAATCATCAATTTCAAAACCATACACTCACTCTCCGCAACAATTTAGTCATGAATTTGATGCTGTTTCCTTGTTCAATCAAATGCTTCATATGAAACCTACCCCTCCCATGATTCAGTTTGGTGAGATTTTAGGTTCCCTTGCCAAGACCAAACATTACTCCACTGTTGTTTCTCTTTGTCAACAAATGGAATCAAGCGGACTTTCTCCTGATTTTGTAACTCACAACACCCTCATCAATTCTTTCTGTCATTTAGGTCAACTCACTTTTGCTTTTTCTGTATTGGTCAAAATTCTCAAGAGGGGTTATCAAATAGATACTATAACTTTGACTACATTACTCAAGGGTTTTTGTCTCAAAGGTCAAGTTCATAAAGCATTGCACTTTCATGACAAGGTAGTAGCTCAGGGATTTCATTTAGATCAAGTTAGTTATGGGACATTGATCAATGGGTTATGCAAAGTTGGAGAAACAACTGCGGCCCTGAAAGTGCTAAGACAAGTTGATGGGAAACTTGTTCAACCTAGTGTGGTAATGTACAATGCAATTATGGATAGTTTATGTAAAGATAAAAATCTTATTGATGCATTTGATTTATACTCTGAAATGGTTGCCAAAAGAATTTCTCCCGATGTTTTCACTTACAATTCTTTAATCTATGGTTTTTGTATTGTTGGTCGATTGAAAGAAGCGATTCATTTGTTAAATAGAATGAAATTGGAAAACGTCATCCCAAATGTGTACATTTTTAGTACATTGATGGATGCTTTTTGTAAAGAAGGTAGAGTGGAAGAAGCTAAAATAGTGTTGGCTTTGATGATAAGAAAAGGTGTTGCACTTAATGTTGTTAGTTATAACACTTTAATGGACGGATATTGTCTTGTAAATGAAGTGAACAAAGCCATGGATATTCTAAACATTATGTCTCGACAAGGAGTAGTAGCTGATGTTCGGAGTTACAACATCATTATTAATGGACTTTGTAAAGTTAAAATGGTTGATGAAGCTATGAAGATCTTTGAAGAAATGCATTGCAAACAAATTTTTCCTAATACGGTAACTTACAATACCCTTATAGATGGTTTGTGCAAATCTGGGAGAATATCACATGCTTTGAAACTTGTCGATAAGATGCATGATAGAGGTCAACCGCCTAATATAGTTACTTACACTTCTATATTGGATGGTTTATGCAAAAACCATCATGTTGACAAGGCAATTGAATTGTTAACAAAATTTAAAGACCAAGGTATTCAACCAGATGTGTGCATATACAATATTCTTATCAATGAATTGTGCAAAAGTGGTAGACTAAAGGATGCACAAAACATTTTTGAAGATCTTTTGGTTAAAGGCTACCATCTAACTGTCTATACATATAATGCTATGATCAAGGGATTTTGTATCAAGGGCTTGTTTGATGAAGCACTGACCATGCTGTCAGAAATGAAAGACAATGGTTGCATTCCGAATGCTATAACTTATGAAATAATGATTTTTGCTTTGTTTGGAAAAGATGAAAATGATATGGCGGAGAAACTTATTCGTGAAATGATTGGGAGAGGTCTATTGTAA
- the LOC131644154 gene encoding probable protein phosphatase 2C 4 encodes MQMEHEENHRRWKCEWDRERLELDRRLKEQLSGDDGENDSVNHSYVLEALSRALRKIEESYLDVADKMVMENPELALMGSCVLVMLMKGEDVYVMNVGDSKAVLAQKAEPDYWIGKIQQDLERINEETMHDLESWEDADKLNVIPSLSTFHLTKDHRSNVEEDYQFTHGCKFSRNFKDR; translated from the exons ATGCAGATGGAACACGAAGAAAATCACAGGAGATGGAAATGTGAATGGGACAGGGAGAGACTAGAGCTTGATAGAAGATTGAAGGAGCAACTTAGTGGTGATGATGGTGAGAATGATTCTGTTAATCATTCATATGTTTTGGAAGCTCTATCTCGAGCTTTGAGGAAAATCGAGGAGTCTTATCTTGATGTTGCTGATAAGATGGTGATGGAGAATCCAGAACTTGCTTTGatgggttcatgtgttcttgtaATGTTGATGAAAGGGGAAGATGTTTATGTGATGAATGTGGGAGATAGTAAAGCTGTGTTGGCACAAAAGGCTGAACCTGATTATTGGATTGGGAAAATTCAACAGGATTTGGAGAGGATTAATGAAGAGACGATGCATGATCTTGAATCATGGGAAGATGCTGATAAATTAAATGTTATTCCTAGTTTAAGTACTTTTCATCTTACCAAAGATCATAGATCCAATGTTGAAGAG GATTATCAATTCACACATGGATGCAAGTTTAGTAGAAATTTCAAGGATAGATAA